In one window of Spartinivicinus marinus DNA:
- the aat gene encoding leucyl/phenylalanyl-tRNA--protein transferase yields the protein MAQIPWLNDYPVKFPPVSDALDYPDGLLAAGGNLSVSTLLEAYRRGIFPWFSETEPILWWSPNPRMVLLPEELKVSRSLRKFIKKQHFTVTCDQAFSQVMQACAEPRKESSGTWISDEMYSAYNELHLSGHAHSIECWQNDTLVGGLYGVAIGSVFFGESMFSRATNASKVALYYLVEQLKQWNFPLIDCQVYSEHLASLGARPISRELFVDYLNQYCCHTSVTNWKEFHTTLLGENT from the coding sequence ATGGCGCAAATTCCTTGGCTTAACGATTACCCAGTTAAATTTCCTCCAGTGAGTGATGCCTTAGACTACCCTGATGGTTTATTGGCGGCAGGGGGAAATCTCTCTGTCTCCACTCTACTGGAAGCTTATCGCCGTGGTATTTTTCCCTGGTTCAGTGAAACCGAACCCATTCTTTGGTGGTCGCCTAATCCACGCATGGTATTACTACCAGAAGAACTGAAAGTATCCCGAAGCCTGCGCAAGTTTATTAAGAAGCAGCATTTTACCGTAACCTGTGACCAGGCATTCTCCCAAGTTATGCAGGCCTGTGCTGAACCACGAAAAGAAAGCAGCGGTACCTGGATCAGTGATGAAATGTACAGTGCCTACAATGAACTGCATTTATCAGGGCATGCTCACTCTATTGAGTGCTGGCAAAATGATACTCTGGTCGGTGGGCTCTATGGTGTCGCTATCGGCTCAGTATTTTTTGGTGAGTCTATGTTCAGCCGAGCAACCAATGCCTCGAAAGTAGCACTCTACTATTTGGTTGAACAGCTGAAGCAATGGAACTTTCCACTCATTGATTGCCAGGTTTATAGTGAACACTTGGCCAGTTTAGGTGCAAGACCTATTTCCAGGGAGCTGTTCGTTGACTATCTTAATCAATATTGTTGTCATACATCTGTGACTAACTGGAAAGAATTTCACACCACGTTGCTGGGTGAGAACACATGA
- a CDS encoding arginyltransferase, with amino-acid sequence MSNLKALKFYATQPHTCSYLPEQQATTLFLDPDIIISKPLYSQLTDLGFRRSGQHLYRPHCEACCACTPVRVKVDEFKLKRRFQRILKVNHAITLEIHPPHYCDEYYDLYARYIEARHADGDMFPPSKEQFNSFLVGDWSFCKFMECRLNDKLVAVAVMDELAKGLSAIYTFFEPDLTKHSLGTYCILQQIRLAKSLGLPYVYLGYWIKECQKMSYKTEFRPLEIYLDHQWLTVL; translated from the coding sequence ATGAGTAACCTGAAAGCATTAAAATTCTACGCCACCCAGCCCCATACTTGCAGTTACTTACCTGAGCAGCAAGCCACCACACTATTTCTTGACCCAGACATCATTATCTCCAAGCCACTTTACAGTCAGCTGACCGACTTAGGCTTTCGGCGCAGCGGCCAGCATTTATACCGCCCTCACTGCGAAGCTTGTTGTGCCTGCACACCTGTGCGAGTCAAGGTTGATGAATTCAAACTCAAACGACGATTTCAACGAATCTTAAAGGTTAACCACGCCATTACCCTGGAAATCCACCCGCCTCATTACTGCGATGAATACTATGATTTGTACGCTCGCTACATTGAAGCTAGACATGCCGATGGCGATATGTTCCCTCCCAGTAAAGAGCAATTTAATTCTTTTTTGGTCGGCGATTGGTCGTTTTGTAAATTTATGGAGTGCCGCTTAAACGATAAGTTAGTAGCTGTTGCGGTGATGGATGAGCTGGCCAAAGGCTTGTCCGCCATTTATACCTTTTTTGAACCCGATCTCACTAAGCACAGCTTAGGTACCTACTGCATCCTACAGCAAATTCGCTTGGCTAAATCCTTAGGTTTGCCCTATGTTTATCTGGGCTACTGGATCAAAGAATGTCAAAAAATGAGTTATAAAACCGAGTTCAGACCATTAGAAATCTATCTGGATCATCAATGGTTAACTGTTTTATAA